In one Flavobacteriales bacterium genomic region, the following are encoded:
- the rsmA gene encoding 16S rRNA (adenine(1518)-N(6)/adenine(1519)-N(6))-dimethyltransferase RsmA, producing the protein MHAVTPKKHLGQHFLKEDGIAQRIADGLTGHGGYTTVIEVGPGTGALTKHLLARKAFTTTCFEVDRESVHYLRAQYPGIDVREEDFLRMDPDGVTEGRFAVAGNFPYNISTQIVFKVLEHRDRCTELVGMFQKEVADRIRAPHGSKTYGITSVLAQAYYDVELLFHVEPGSFIPPPKVRSSVIRMKRNRVERLPCDEALFFRVVKTAFNQRRKTLRNALKPLPELTGAPPAEYAGRRAEQLSVADFIALTRAIEQA; encoded by the coding sequence ATGCACGCGGTAACCCCGAAGAAGCATCTCGGCCAGCATTTCCTCAAGGAGGACGGCATCGCGCAGCGCATTGCCGATGGCCTAACCGGTCACGGCGGCTACACCACCGTGATCGAGGTGGGGCCCGGCACCGGTGCGCTCACCAAGCACTTGCTCGCGCGCAAGGCCTTCACCACCACCTGCTTCGAGGTCGACCGTGAATCGGTGCACTACCTGCGCGCGCAATACCCCGGCATCGACGTGCGCGAGGAGGACTTCCTCCGCATGGATCCGGACGGCGTGACCGAAGGCCGATTCGCTGTGGCGGGCAATTTCCCCTACAACATCAGCACGCAGATCGTCTTCAAGGTGCTGGAGCACCGCGACCGGTGCACCGAGCTTGTGGGCATGTTCCAGAAAGAGGTGGCCGACCGCATCCGCGCGCCCCACGGCAGCAAGACCTACGGCATCACCAGCGTGCTGGCCCAGGCCTATTATGATGTGGAGCTGCTCTTCCATGTGGAGCCCGGCAGCTTCATACCGCCGCCCAAGGTGCGCAGCAGCGTGATCCGCATGAAGCGCAACAGGGTGGAGCGGCTGCCTTGCGATGAAGCGCTCTTCTTCCGGGTGGTGAAGACCGCCTTCAACCAGCGGCGCAAGACCCTGCGCAATGCGCTGAAGCCGCTGCCGGAGCTGACCGGCGCCCCGCCGGCTGAATATGCGGGCAGGCGCGCCGAGCAATTGAGCGTGGCGGACTTCATCGCGCTGACGCGGGCCATTGAGCAGGCTTGA
- the serS gene encoding serine--tRNA ligase, whose protein sequence is MLELNFLRDRHEEAIARLSKRNIDAQGMVGKARSLDDERRATQTELDGRQAELNAISRSVGELMKSGRKDEAEAAKARSTDLKSGIQALKDRLEAAEKALQEHLVTLPNAPHPKVPAGRTPEDNAVVMQEGAIPTLGPDAKPHWELGEEYGFLHMDLGVKLTGAGFPVYSGQGARLQRALIAFFLDEATKAGYREIIPPHLVNAESAFATGQLPDKEGQMYHATVDDLYLIPTAEVPITNLYRDEIVDADKLPVKLVGYTPCFRREAGSYGAHVRGLNRVHQFDKVEIVRVEKPEDSYAALEEMVEHVKGLLRALELPYRQLLLCGGDMGFASAMTYDMEVYSAAQQRWLEVSSISNFETFQSNRLKLRYRGEDKKPRLAHTLNGSALALARIVAALLENNQTPEGIRIPKALQPYTGFALITK, encoded by the coding sequence ATGCTGGAGCTGAACTTCCTGAGGGACCGCCATGAAGAGGCCATTGCCCGCCTGAGCAAGCGCAACATCGATGCACAGGGCATGGTGGGCAAGGCGCGAAGCCTGGACGATGAGCGGCGTGCCACCCAAACCGAGCTGGATGGGAGGCAGGCGGAGCTGAATGCCATCAGCCGAAGCGTCGGGGAACTGATGAAGAGCGGCCGCAAGGATGAGGCCGAGGCCGCCAAGGCCCGGAGCACCGACCTGAAGAGCGGCATCCAAGCGCTGAAGGACCGCCTCGAGGCCGCGGAGAAAGCCTTGCAGGAGCACCTGGTCACCCTGCCCAATGCACCGCACCCGAAGGTGCCGGCCGGTCGGACGCCGGAGGACAATGCGGTGGTGATGCAGGAGGGCGCCATCCCCACGCTGGGCCCCGATGCCAAGCCCCATTGGGAACTGGGCGAGGAATACGGCTTCCTGCACATGGACCTGGGCGTTAAGCTCACCGGCGCCGGCTTCCCTGTGTACAGCGGCCAGGGCGCACGCCTGCAGCGCGCGCTCATCGCCTTCTTCCTGGACGAAGCCACCAAGGCCGGCTACCGCGAGATCATCCCCCCGCACCTGGTGAACGCCGAAAGCGCCTTCGCCACCGGCCAGCTGCCCGACAAAGAGGGGCAGATGTACCATGCCACCGTGGATGACCTGTACCTGATCCCCACGGCCGAGGTGCCCATCACCAACCTCTACCGCGACGAGATCGTGGACGCGGACAAGCTGCCTGTGAAGCTGGTGGGCTACACCCCCTGCTTCCGCCGCGAGGCCGGCAGCTACGGCGCCCATGTGCGCGGCCTCAACCGCGTGCACCAGTTCGACAAGGTGGAGATCGTGCGCGTGGAGAAGCCCGAGGACAGCTACGCCGCCCTGGAGGAGATGGTGGAGCATGTGAAGGGCCTGCTGCGCGCCCTGGAGCTGCCGTACCGCCAGCTGCTGCTCTGCGGCGGCGACATGGGCTTCGCCAGCGCCATGACCTACGACATGGAGGTGTACAGCGCCGCCCAGCAGCGCTGGCTGGAAGTGAGCAGCATCAGCAACTTCGAGACCTTCCAGAGCAACCGCCTGAAGCTCCGCTACCGCGGCGAGGACAAGAAGCCCCGCCTGGCCCACACGCTGAACGGCAGCGCGCTCGCCCTGGCACGGATCGTGGCGGCCCTGCTGGAGAACAACCAGACGCCCGAGGGCATCCGCATCCCCAAGGCGCTGCAGCCCTACACCGGCTTCGCGCTCATCACGAAATGA
- the metK gene encoding methionine adenosyltransferase, giving the protein MPYLFTSESVSEGHPDKVADQISDALIDHFLAFDPSSKVACETLVTTGQVVLAGEVKSKAYLDVQQIARDVIEKIGYTKSEYMFEAHSCGVLSAIHEQSPDINQGVERKKPEEQGAGDQGMMFGYACRDTDTFMPLPLELSHLLLRELAAIRREKNSKMPYLRPDAKSQVTIEYNDDHTPKRIDAIVVSTQHDDFDKEAKMLARIKKDVIEILIPRVMRKLPKRVQALFGKDIKYHINPTGKFVIGGPHGDTGLTGRKIIVDTYGGKGAHGGGAFSGKDPSKVDRSAAYAARHVAKHLVAAGVCDECLVQVAYAIGVAKPVGFYVNTYGTSKVKKTDGQIADVIGGMKEFDMRPYFIEQRFKLRTPIYSETAAYGHMGRECKEVTKTFRNAGQEATVKVKLFPWEELNAVDAVKKAFKL; this is encoded by the coding sequence ATGCCTTACCTCTTCACCTCGGAAAGCGTCAGCGAAGGCCACCCCGACAAGGTCGCCGACCAGATCAGCGATGCCCTCATCGACCACTTCCTCGCCTTCGACCCCAGCAGCAAGGTGGCCTGCGAAACGCTGGTGACCACCGGCCAGGTGGTGCTGGCGGGCGAAGTGAAGAGCAAGGCCTACCTCGACGTGCAGCAGATCGCCCGTGATGTGATCGAGAAGATCGGCTACACCAAGAGCGAGTACATGTTCGAGGCGCACAGCTGCGGCGTGCTCAGCGCCATCCACGAGCAGAGCCCCGACATCAACCAGGGCGTGGAGCGGAAGAAGCCCGAGGAGCAGGGCGCCGGTGACCAGGGCATGATGTTCGGCTACGCCTGCCGCGATACCGACACCTTCATGCCGCTGCCGCTGGAGCTGAGCCACCTCCTGCTGCGCGAGCTCGCCGCCATCCGCCGCGAGAAGAACAGCAAGATGCCCTACCTGCGCCCCGATGCCAAGAGCCAGGTGACCATCGAGTACAACGACGACCACACGCCCAAGCGCATCGACGCCATCGTGGTGAGCACGCAGCACGACGACTTCGACAAGGAGGCGAAGATGCTGGCGCGCATCAAGAAGGACGTGATCGAGATCCTGATCCCCCGCGTGATGAGGAAGCTGCCCAAGCGGGTGCAGGCCCTCTTCGGCAAGGACATCAAGTACCACATCAACCCCACCGGGAAGTTCGTGATCGGGGGGCCGCATGGCGACACCGGCCTCACCGGCCGCAAGATCATCGTGGACACCTACGGCGGCAAGGGTGCGCACGGCGGCGGTGCCTTCAGCGGCAAGGACCCCAGCAAGGTGGACCGCAGCGCGGCCTACGCGGCGCGCCATGTGGCCAAGCACCTGGTGGCGGCCGGCGTGTGCGACGAATGCCTGGTGCAGGTGGCCTATGCCATCGGCGTGGCCAAGCCCGTGGGCTTCTACGTGAACACCTACGGCACCAGCAAGGTGAAGAAGACCGACGGGCAGATCGCCGACGTGATCGGCGGCATGAAGGAGTTCGACATGCGCCCCTACTTCATCGAGCAGCGCTTCAAGCTCCGCACGCCCATCTACAGCGAGACGGCCGCCTACGGCCACATGGGCCGCGAGTGCAAGGAGGTGACCAAGACCTTCAGGAACGCCGGCCAGGAAGCTACGGTGAAGGTGAAGCTCTTCCCTTGGGAGGAGCTCAACGCCGTGGATGCTGTGAAGAAGGCCTTCAAGCTCTGA
- the rpmA gene encoding 50S ribosomal protein L27: MAHKKGEGSTQNGRESHSKRLGIKIFGGSKAIAGNIIVRQRGTKHHPGRNVGIGVDHTLFAMADGTVKFEKKRGERSVVSVVPAEKAE; this comes from the coding sequence ATGGCACACAAGAAAGGTGAAGGCAGTACCCAGAACGGACGCGAGTCGCACTCGAAACGGCTCGGCATCAAGATCTTCGGCGGCAGCAAGGCCATCGCCGGCAATATCATCGTGCGCCAGCGCGGCACCAAGCACCACCCCGGCCGCAACGTGGGGATCGGCGTGGACCACACGCTCTTCGCCATGGCCGATGGCACGGTGAAGTTCGAGAAGAAGCGCGGCGAGCGCAGCGTGGTGAGCGTGGTGCCCGCCGAAAAGGCCGAGTAA
- a CDS encoding glycerophosphodiester phosphodiesterase family protein — translation MAKAETPAALLIAALLHSCMPATPARPEVHGHRGCRGLLPENTVPGFLKAAELGVDWLELDVVVSADSQVVVSHEPWMSHLICTGPRGEAITEAEERQHNLYRMTAAEIRTYDCGGLEHPGFPEQEQRRAHKPTLREVVEAVEEAALLGSGSPGFNIEIKSDPALYGTYQPPPPELARLVLAAVDSLGITDRCIIQSFDPSVLQAVHAAEPDITLALLVENTDGLEANLQRLPFDPAIYSPHFSQADEALTRKLRERGIQLVVWTVNEPDDIRRMAALGVQGIISDYPDRVLAILEEGD, via the coding sequence ATGGCCAAGGCTGAAACCCCGGCGGCCCTGCTCATCGCCGCCCTCCTCCACTCCTGCATGCCCGCCACCCCCGCCCGCCCTGAGGTCCACGGACACCGTGGCTGCCGGGGCCTGCTGCCCGAGAACACGGTGCCCGGCTTCCTCAAGGCCGCCGAGCTGGGAGTCGACTGGCTGGAACTCGATGTGGTGGTGAGTGCAGACAGCCAGGTGGTGGTCTCGCACGAGCCCTGGATGAGCCACCTGATCTGCACCGGCCCCCGCGGCGAGGCCATCACGGAAGCCGAGGAGCGGCAGCACAACCTCTACCGCATGACGGCGGCGGAGATCCGCACCTACGACTGCGGCGGCCTCGAGCATCCCGGATTCCCGGAGCAGGAGCAGCGGCGCGCCCACAAGCCCACGCTGCGCGAGGTGGTGGAGGCGGTGGAGGAGGCTGCCCTCCTGGGCAGCGGCAGCCCCGGATTCAACATCGAGATCAAGAGCGACCCCGCCCTCTACGGCACCTATCAGCCCCCGCCGCCGGAATTGGCCCGGTTGGTCCTCGCCGCGGTGGATTCCCTCGGCATCACCGACCGCTGCATCATCCAATCGTTCGACCCTTCCGTGCTCCAAGCCGTGCATGCCGCGGAGCCCGACATCACGCTCGCCCTCCTCGTGGAGAACACGGATGGCCTGGAGGCCAACCTGCAACGGCTGCCCTTCGACCCTGCCATCTACAGCCCGCATTTCAGCCAGGCGGACGAGGCCCTCACCCGTAAGCTGCGGGAGCGCGGCATCCAGCTGGTGGTATGGACCGTGAATGAGCCCGATGACATCCGCCGCATGGCCGCCCTCGGCGTCCAAGGCATCATCAGCGACTATCCGGACCGCGTGCTGGCCATCCTGGAGGAGGGGGATTGA
- a CDS encoding DUF4286 family protein, translated as MIVYNVTVSIDHDAHDAWLAWMREEHIPRVMATGLFLDGRMFKVLADDEGGVTYAVQYTAADMAAYERYRDEHAPRLQGEAHAAFGGRFHAFRTLLESVDR; from the coding sequence ATGATCGTCTACAACGTCACCGTGAGCATCGACCACGACGCGCATGATGCCTGGCTGGCGTGGATGCGCGAGGAGCACATCCCCCGCGTGATGGCCACCGGCCTCTTCCTCGACGGCCGCATGTTCAAGGTGCTCGCCGACGACGAGGGAGGGGTCACCTATGCCGTCCAGTACACCGCCGCCGACATGGCCGCCTACGAGCGGTACCGCGATGAGCATGCCCCGCGCCTGCAGGGCGAGGCACACGCGGCGTTCGGCGGTCGATTCCACGCCTTCCGCACCCTGCTTGAGTCCGTGGACCGGTGA
- a CDS encoding tetratricopeptide repeat protein: MRRLALLLPLILWALGSVAQPGTDEQLAAQYFQQGDFAKAVLYYERLYRQQPTDYYYEQLLKSHLGANDTDSAQKLVKERMRRNGDDPRYPIDLGRVLELGGDAERAQKEYDRALKMLRGDQAGVRSVANAFIGYNKLDLALQAYERGQRLAQDGMSYHFEIANLHGMKGDTPRMVSAYMDLLTANEAYVQAVQNALSRHLDFDQADARTEVLRTELLRRIQRDPSRTIFQELLIWMLVQQKDLEAAFVQSKALDKRLDEGGARLMDLARIALANKEHGIAFRCYDYVIALGRNDANYFTARTGAVSARYAQLTEQPEPAAEALEDLDRRMASTIEEMGLNKGTLPLLRERAHLKAYYMERPQEGMALLEEALALPGLDAKTKGEVKLELGDIHLISGDIWEASLLYSQVDLDFKHDLLGHEARLRNAKVSFYTGDFLWAQAQLGVLKASTSKLIANDAMELSLRITDNLGVDSNAVPLSFFARAELLRVQHLYDRALLTLDSLDREFPQHSLGDDALYERYRIAMARHRYAEAAQHLEKVIELYPIDILVDNALLDLGRLYEERLQDPEKAKARYEKLLFEHTGSIFVPEARARYRKLRGDAPDSLPEQKPPPQP; encoded by the coding sequence ATGAGAAGGCTCGCGCTCCTCCTGCCCTTGATTCTTTGGGCCCTGGGCTCCGTGGCCCAGCCCGGAACCGATGAGCAGCTGGCTGCGCAGTACTTCCAGCAGGGCGACTTCGCAAAGGCCGTGCTCTACTACGAACGGCTCTACCGCCAGCAGCCCACGGATTACTACTACGAGCAGCTGCTGAAGAGCCACCTCGGCGCCAACGACACGGATAGCGCGCAGAAGCTGGTGAAGGAGCGCATGCGCCGCAACGGCGATGATCCGCGCTATCCCATCGACCTGGGCCGCGTGCTGGAGCTGGGCGGCGATGCCGAGCGTGCGCAGAAGGAGTATGACCGCGCCCTGAAGATGCTGCGCGGCGACCAGGCCGGCGTGCGCTCGGTGGCCAATGCCTTCATCGGCTACAACAAGCTCGACCTGGCGCTCCAGGCCTACGAGCGCGGCCAGCGGCTCGCGCAGGACGGCATGAGCTACCATTTCGAGATCGCCAACCTGCACGGCATGAAGGGCGACACCCCGCGGATGGTATCGGCCTACATGGACCTGCTCACCGCCAACGAGGCCTATGTGCAGGCGGTGCAGAACGCCCTCTCGCGCCACCTGGACTTCGACCAGGCCGATGCCCGCACGGAGGTGCTGCGCACCGAGCTGCTGCGCCGCATCCAGCGCGACCCCTCGCGCACCATCTTCCAGGAGCTGCTCATCTGGATGCTCGTCCAGCAGAAGGACCTGGAAGCGGCATTCGTGCAGAGCAAGGCGCTGGACAAGCGCTTGGACGAGGGCGGCGCGCGGCTCATGGACCTTGCGCGCATCGCGCTGGCGAACAAGGAGCACGGCATAGCCTTCCGCTGCTACGACTACGTGATCGCCCTGGGGCGCAACGATGCCAACTATTTCACGGCCCGCACCGGCGCCGTGAGCGCACGCTATGCCCAGCTCACCGAACAGCCCGAGCCCGCTGCGGAGGCCCTCGAGGACCTGGACCGCCGCATGGCCTCCACCATCGAGGAGATGGGGCTGAACAAAGGCACCCTGCCGCTCCTGCGCGAGCGTGCGCACCTGAAGGCCTACTACATGGAGCGCCCGCAGGAGGGCATGGCCCTGCTGGAGGAGGCGCTGGCGCTGCCGGGCCTCGACGCCAAGACCAAGGGCGAGGTGAAGCTCGAGCTCGGCGACATCCACCTCATCAGCGGCGACATCTGGGAGGCCTCGCTCCTCTACAGCCAGGTGGACCTCGACTTCAAGCACGACCTGCTCGGGCACGAGGCGCGCCTGCGCAACGCCAAGGTCTCCTTCTACACGGGCGACTTCCTGTGGGCGCAGGCCCAACTGGGGGTGCTCAAGGCCAGCACCAGCAAGCTCATCGCCAACGATGCCATGGAGCTGAGCCTGCGCATCACCGACAACCTGGGCGTGGACAGCAATGCCGTGCCCCTCTCCTTCTTCGCCCGTGCCGAACTGCTTCGCGTGCAGCACCTCTATGACCGTGCGCTGCTCACGCTCGATTCGCTGGACCGGGAGTTCCCCCAGCACAGCCTGGGCGACGATGCCCTCTACGAGCGCTACCGGATAGCCATGGCGCGCCACCGCTATGCCGAGGCGGCGCAGCACCTGGAGAAGGTGATCGAGCTCTACCCCATCGATATCCTCGTGGACAACGCCCTCCTCGACCTGGGCCGCCTCTACGAGGAGCGCCTGCAGGACCCGGAGAAAGCCAAGGCGCGCTACGAGAAGCTGCTCTTCGAGCATACCGGCAGCATCTTCGTGCCGGAGGCGCGCGCCCGGTACCGCAAGCTCCGCGGCGATGCACCCGACAGCCTGCCCGAGCAGAAACCGCCCCCGCAGCCATGA
- a CDS encoding NAD(P)-dependent oxidoreductase, whose amino-acid sequence MRIGFIDNAHPRLAELLTRAGHEAVMLHQVDDARLAEALQGMRGIVVRSRRLEGSLLARIDGLRFVARVGSGLENIDTAWCRRNGIQVMNSPEGNRDGVGEACVMLLLALMKALVRANNQVHAGLWLREENRGTDLRGKTVGIIGYGHMGSAFADKLRGFGVRVLAHDKYRSGFERAGVHECGLERVLRESDVISLHLPLTPETHHFADRGFFLRLGRPIWFLNTSRGAVVHTAALLDAIDHGRVIAAGLDVLEFERPDLSGLDPAIDPATQRRLLGHDRVLLTPHIAGVTHEGKLKMAEVLADKIIHAFPNGQG is encoded by the coding sequence ATGCGCATCGGATTCATCGACAATGCGCACCCCCGCCTGGCCGAGCTGCTCACCCGGGCGGGGCACGAGGCGGTGATGCTCCACCAGGTGGATGATGCGCGGCTGGCGGAAGCGCTCCAGGGCATGCGGGGCATCGTGGTCCGCAGCCGCCGCCTGGAAGGCAGCCTGCTCGCCCGCATCGACGGGCTCCGCTTCGTGGCGCGCGTGGGCAGCGGGCTGGAGAACATCGATACCGCCTGGTGCCGCAGGAACGGCATCCAGGTGATGAACTCGCCGGAGGGCAACCGCGATGGCGTGGGCGAAGCCTGCGTGATGCTGCTGCTGGCGCTGATGAAGGCGCTGGTGCGCGCCAACAACCAGGTGCATGCCGGCCTTTGGCTGCGCGAGGAGAACCGCGGCACCGACCTGCGCGGCAAGACCGTGGGCATCATCGGCTACGGCCACATGGGCAGCGCCTTCGCCGACAAGCTGCGCGGATTCGGGGTGCGCGTGCTGGCGCACGACAAGTACCGCAGCGGTTTCGAGCGCGCCGGGGTGCACGAGTGCGGGCTGGAGCGCGTGCTGCGCGAGAGCGACGTCATCAGCCTGCACCTGCCGCTGACCCCGGAGACGCACCACTTCGCCGACCGCGGCTTCTTCCTCCGCCTGGGCAGGCCCATCTGGTTCCTCAACACGTCGCGCGGGGCCGTGGTGCACACCGCTGCGCTGCTCGATGCCATCGATCATGGCCGCGTGATCGCCGCAGGCCTCGACGTGCTCGAATTCGAGCGGCCCGACCTCTCCGGACTCGACCCCGCCATCGACCCTGCCACCCAGCGCCGGCTCCTCGGCCATGACCGCGTGCTGCTGACGCCGCACATCGCCGGAGTGACGCACGAAGGCAAGCTGAAGATGGCCGAGGTGCTCGCCGACAAGATCATCCACGCATTCCCGAATGGCCAAGGCTGA
- the rplU gene encoding 50S ribosomal protein L21, producing MYAIVDIAGQQYKVEQAQKLKVHRLEAEEGKHVELDKVLLVSDGKTVSVGTPTVEGVRIAAKVLSHGKGDKVLVFKKKRRKGYQKMNGHRQYLTELWIEAILGKGEKFDASKSSAPAPKAVKAAEPKAKKSAAKEAAPAKKAAAKKAAPAKKAAAKKAAPKKAAKKDDSK from the coding sequence ATGTACGCCATTGTCGATATCGCCGGCCAGCAATACAAGGTTGAGCAGGCCCAGAAGCTGAAGGTGCACCGCCTCGAAGCCGAGGAAGGCAAGCACGTGGAGCTGGATAAGGTGCTGCTCGTGAGCGACGGCAAGACCGTGAGCGTGGGCACCCCCACGGTGGAGGGCGTCCGCATCGCCGCCAAGGTGCTGAGCCATGGCAAGGGCGACAAGGTTCTGGTATTCAAGAAGAAGCGCCGCAAGGGCTACCAGAAGATGAACGGCCACCGCCAGTACCTCACGGAACTGTGGATCGAGGCCATCCTGGGCAAGGGCGAGAAGTTCGACGCCAGCAAGAGCAGCGCTCCCGCTCCCAAGGCGGTGAAGGCCGCCGAGCCCAAGGCCAAGAAGAGCGCCGCCAAGGAGGCTGCCCCTGCCAAGAAGGCCGCCGCCAAGAAAGCCGCTCCGGCCAAGAAGGCCGCTGCCAAGAAAGCCGCCCCGAAGAAGGCCGCCAAGAAGGACGATTCGAAGTAA
- a CDS encoding TetR/AcrR family transcriptional regulator has protein sequence MDRLLHMDVQVRERVFTKDPSSTELGHRIIGTSIRLIDELGFERFTIGKLAQALGTAETSVYRYFANKHLLLVYLVDWYWAWREIKLAFDTANIADPRERLERGIRSVAGAVTERGRHDYVDLQALYRIAVNESAKAWFTKEVKPGDKDGHFGSFVRLSHRLRDLITSAKPGHPQAHDLAALVLEGTGSLRFFHEQLPALFGARPARKEHSPDRVPELFVHLVFASIDQKRR, from the coding sequence ATGGATCGACTCCTTCATATGGACGTGCAGGTACGGGAGCGCGTCTTCACCAAGGACCCCTCCTCCACCGAGCTGGGGCACCGCATCATCGGCACCAGCATCCGGCTGATCGATGAGCTGGGCTTCGAGCGCTTCACCATCGGCAAGCTGGCCCAGGCGCTGGGCACCGCTGAGACGAGCGTCTACCGCTACTTCGCCAACAAGCACCTGCTCCTCGTCTACCTCGTGGACTGGTACTGGGCGTGGCGCGAGATCAAGCTGGCATTCGACACGGCGAACATCGCCGACCCCCGGGAGCGCCTGGAGCGCGGCATCCGCAGCGTAGCGGGCGCCGTCACCGAGCGAGGCCGGCACGACTACGTCGACCTGCAGGCCCTCTACCGCATCGCCGTGAACGAGAGCGCCAAGGCCTGGTTCACCAAGGAGGTGAAGCCCGGCGACAAGGACGGCCACTTCGGCAGCTTCGTCCGGCTGAGCCACCGGCTGCGCGACCTAATCACCTCGGCCAAGCCCGGCCATCCGCAGGCGCATGACCTTGCAGCGCTCGTGCTGGAGGGCACCGGCAGCCTGCGCTTCTTCCACGAACAGCTGCCCGCGCTGTTCGGTGCACGCCCCGCCCGCAAGGAACACTCTCCGGACCGGGTGCCCGAGCTCTTCGTGCACCTGGTGTTCGCCTCCATCGATCAGAAACGCCGATGA
- the mgtE gene encoding magnesium transporter, whose product MAFDVTKPLLERIREGLENGRAQAIVADLSEMHPADIAEVLDQLRPEEANTLYDALGEELAAEVLLELPEDKREAILGTYTGKEIAEEVIDQLDSDDAADVIADLPEDVQEEVMANIEDAEQREEIAELLAYDEHSAGGLMAKELIRVSVEGRMRDCVKELRAHGEEIDNPYAIYVVDQHERLVGIIPLKKLLTTSLFQPVKDVYEPDFISVRADEDAEVAARLMEKYDLVALPVLDGRGRLVGRITIDDVVDVIREEETEDAQKMAGMEALEDSYMSSTWLDIVKKRVGWLIILFVGESFTATAMSFFEDQIAKAVVLALFVPLIISSGGNTGSQASTLIIRALALGDVSIREWWSVVKREFTVGLTLGTVLGIIGFLRVALWSQFVTVYGEHWLQVGLAVGISLLGVVLWGNLIGSLFPLVLKRLGRDPAVSSAPFVATVVDVTGLLIYFGIASVLLAGLML is encoded by the coding sequence ATGGCCTTCGATGTCACCAAGCCCCTGCTCGAACGGATCCGCGAGGGCCTGGAGAACGGCCGTGCGCAGGCCATCGTGGCCGACCTGTCGGAGATGCATCCGGCGGATATCGCGGAGGTGCTGGACCAGCTGCGCCCCGAGGAGGCCAACACGCTGTATGATGCCCTGGGCGAGGAGCTGGCGGCCGAGGTGCTGCTGGAGCTTCCGGAGGACAAGCGCGAGGCCATCCTGGGCACCTACACCGGCAAGGAGATCGCCGAGGAGGTGATCGACCAGCTGGACAGCGACGATGCCGCCGACGTGATCGCCGACCTGCCGGAGGACGTGCAGGAGGAGGTGATGGCCAACATCGAGGACGCCGAACAGCGCGAAGAGATCGCCGAGCTGCTGGCCTACGACGAGCACAGCGCCGGGGGGCTCATGGCCAAGGAGCTCATCCGGGTGAGCGTGGAGGGGCGCATGCGCGATTGCGTGAAGGAGCTGCGGGCCCACGGGGAGGAGATCGACAACCCCTATGCGATCTACGTGGTGGACCAGCATGAGCGGCTGGTGGGCATCATCCCCCTGAAGAAGCTGCTCACCACCTCGCTCTTCCAGCCGGTGAAGGACGTGTACGAGCCGGACTTCATCAGCGTGCGTGCCGACGAGGACGCCGAGGTGGCCGCCCGGCTCATGGAGAAATACGACCTGGTGGCGCTGCCCGTGCTGGACGGGCGCGGCCGCCTCGTGGGCCGCATCACCATCGACGACGTGGTGGACGTGATCCGCGAGGAGGAGACGGAGGACGCCCAGAAGATGGCGGGCATGGAGGCGCTGGAGGACAGCTACATGAGCAGCACCTGGCTCGACATCGTGAAGAAGCGAGTGGGCTGGCTCATCATCCTCTTCGTGGGCGAGAGCTTCACGGCCACGGCCATGAGCTTCTTCGAGGACCAGATCGCCAAGGCGGTGGTGCTGGCGCTCTTCGTGCCGCTGATCATCAGCAGCGGCGGCAACACCGGCTCGCAGGCCAGCACGCTCATCATCCGGGCACTGGCCCTGGGCGACGTCTCCATCCGCGAATGGTGGAGCGTGGTGAAGCGCGAATTCACCGTGGGGCTCACCTTGGGCACGGTGCTCGGCATCATCGGCTTCCTGCGCGTGGCCCTGTGGAGCCAGTTCGTGACCGTGTACGGCGAGCACTGGCTGCAGGTGGGCCTTGCGGTGGGCATCTCCCTGCTGGGCGTGGTGCTCTGGGGCAACCTCATCGGCTCCCTCTTCCCGCTCGTGCTGAAGCGCCTGGGACGCGACCCCGCTGTCTCCTCGGCGCCCTTCGTGGCCACCGTGGTGGACGTGACGGGCCTGCTCATCTACTTCGGCATCGCCTCCGTGCTGCTGGCCGGCCTCATGCTCTGA